GGAAAAACCACCGCAGCCCGCTTGAAAAAATAGAACTAGGAGACATTGAGTTGATGACCTTGGAAGAACAAGGCTATCAAGTAGATGATATTCCTGAAGCAGCTAGTCGTGTTTATTTAAGAGATAATTCCAATGTGAGTACCGGTGGCGATTCGATTGATTATACGGATAAGATGGATGAGTCATACAAGCAATTAGCAGCACAGATGGCAACTGTTTTAGGCGCAACCATTTCAGGCATGGATATGATGATTAAAGACTATCAGCAACCATCAACAAAAGAAAACCCAGGCTATGGTGTGATCGAAGCGAACTTCAACCCCATGATGATGATGCATATTTATCCATTTGAAGGGGAATCACGACGCTTAACACGTGATATACTAGATCGCTTATTCCCGGAAATGACAATTAAAGAAAAAGGTGGGAAATAAAAATGAAAATCGGTCAACGTTTGCTCGTATTCATGGTATTAATTGCTATGGGAGCTGCCTACTTTATCGCTAATCAATTGAGCTTTACGGTAGTTTTTCAAGATATTCCATTTTTAGAGTTATTTTTAGTTTTCTTATTAGCCCTTTATTCAGTAATGTTTCATCTTGTTTTACACGAATTGGGACATTTATTTTTTGGTTGGTTAACAGGTTATAAATTACTTTATTTACAACTGCCATTTTTTCAATACGATGCCAATTCTAAAACGCCGACGCGTAAAAATCGTCAGTCACCTGGTTTAGCTGGTCAGTGTTTGATGGCGCCTCCGACAGATAAACAACCCTACCTTCTTTATTTAGCAGGTGGGTTAATTGTAAACTTATTAACTGCTGGCTTTTTATATGGCGGTGCCTTTTTCCTAGAAGGTAAATGGAGTGTATTTGCGTTTATCTTCTCACTGGTACCCATGTATTTATTTTTAGCCAACGCTTTGCCATATGGCTTGTCAGATGGCCTCACAATCAGCCAAATTAGCAAATCACCCCTAGAAAAACAGTTGTACTTTAAGCAAATGACTGTTGTCGCTTTGTTAAAATCAGGGAAAACCTATGGGGAATTGGATGCTGATTACTTTACAGAAGTTAAATCTGGCCAAGCGCAAACAAGCTTATTAGGGGAGTACCTTGTTCTTATTTATTATCAACAGCTTTTAGAAAAGTTAGATTTTCCAGAAGCAGACAAAATTTTAACGAGTTTGACTTCTAAAGAGAGCTATTTAAAATCTCCTTATGTCAGAATTATTATGGTAGAAAAAGTATTTTGTAATGCTATTTTTGGACGTAAGGACGCCGTTCAGGCAGATATGACGATTATTGAAGAGTATCCAGCTTTAAAGAATTACTATAGTCGTGTAGCGATTCCGCAAGCTGCCTATGCCTTGTTTATTGAAAAAGACATTGAGAAAGCCCATCAATTGATACCAACAATCGATGAGAAAGCAGAGCGCTTGTTTACTAAAGCAGAGCTTGAATTGAACCGTCAATTATCGGAGTGGCTTAAGAGCTATACCTTAACTGTCTAACCGAAGAGAAAGAAGGAAATCAGATGATTTATTTAGACCATGCCGCAACTACACCGATTGATGCAGATGTGGTCAGTGTGATAGAAGAAGCACTACGCCATCAATATGGCAATCCCTCAAGCCTGTATCAAAAAGGAAGAGACGCTCGTAAGCTAGTAGAAGATGCTAGACGGGTGTTTGCGAATTCGATTGGTGCTGAGGCAAGAGATTTGATTATAACAAGTGGTGCATCGGAATCGAATAATACCGCAATTATTGGCACTGCTTTAGCTAGAAGAGAGTCAGGTCAGCATCTCATTACGACGGCAGTCGAGCACCATTCCGTACTTCATCCGATGCAGTATTTAGAAACACTCGGCTTTGAGGTGACCTATTTGCCAGTTGATGATACAGGCTGCGTGACTGCGCAACAAGTTGCTGAAGCGCTAAGACCGGATACTATTTTAGTTTCGATTATTTATGGGAACAATGAAGTCGGAGCGATTAATCCGATTAAGGAAATTGGTGAAATTGTAAGAGAACACCAAGCACTCTTTCATACAGATGCTGTTCAAGCATACGGATCGCAGGAGATAGCAGTGGATGATCATCATATCGATTTGTTATCAGTGACTGCCCACAAAATCAATGGACCAAAAGGCATTGGCTTTTTATTCCGTCGCAATGATTTGCATTTACCTCATTATATTCATGGTGGCACACAAGAAAATGACCACCGTGCAGGAACTGAGAATACACCCTATATTGTTGGTTTTGCAAAAGCAGTTGAGAATATGCTAGCTAAGCGTCAAGCTAACAATCTCTATAAAGCTGAATTAAAACAACATTTACTAGATGAGCTGACTAAGCGAGATGTTGCTTACCAAGTGAACGGCATGGTAGATGATGGCTTGCCGCATATTCTAAGTCTTTATTTACCAAACATTCAATCGGATAAATTTTTGATTCAATGCGACTTAAAACAAATCTTTATTTCAGCTGGATCAGCTTGTACAGCTGGCAGTCTTGAACCTAGCCATGTTTTAACAGCCATGTACGGTAAGGATAGCCGCCGCATCCTTGAATCCATTCGTCTTTCTTTTGGAAAAGAAAATACGAAAGAAGACATGGTCATATTGGCTGACTTAATCGCACACATTCAAAGTCGTTACTCAGACAACTAGCAAGTGGCCTAGTCTTGTGCTAGAATAAAATAAAAAAGGTAGGAGTCGCAATATGGCATATGATAAAGTAACAACTTTAAAAGGGTCATCAAAAAGCTACCGTCTTCACGATGATGTCAAACGCTACGCACTAAGAGATAATGGCTTTCAGGAAACGAAAACAGGGAATTTTCAATATTTCCGTGACGTGAGCCCACTAAATAGTAATCAGTCGGTTATGTTAAAAATTCTTGTTTCTAAAGACTTAGACAGCTTACGTATGTCAACAACAACAGCTAATGGATTAAAAACTTTAGATGTCTATGGTAAAGCCAATATGGAAACAGTTGTTGAAAACATTAACTATATTTTAGCAAGTTTGATTGAAGAAAACGTCATACGAGAAGCTTAAAACTAGCAGCAAAACGTTATTTAAACGTTTTGCTGCTAGTTTTTTTCTGCAGGTGTAAGATACAATTTAAAATGACGGGCTCTATATACAAAACAGACTAAGCTGTTCTTATTGTCACATAGGGATTAAATGTGAACAAACATTGTGTTTTCAACTTTTATAGTCAATATCTCTATTGCTGTTTTCTTGAAATATGCTATACTAATTCAGTAAATCACAAAAGGGAGTTGACATGATTGGAACTGGATAACCAAGGTCTAATGTCAGTCATTGATAAAAATGCAAGAAAGAAAGACCACTTATTTACACACTCTATTCCTAAATATATGGTAAGAGCTTTTTTTTCAGGTATGTTTTTAACCATCGGAACAGCTATAGCAGTGATGGTAGGCGATAAAGGGAATCATATTGATCCCTCATTAGGTAAGTTTTTCTATTCATTTATGTTTTCATGGTCGTTAGTGATGATTATCTATATGGATGCTGAACTCGGAACAAGTAACATGATGTATATGACAGCCGGCATGCACCGCCGTGTTGTTTCTCCTAAACGAGCAGGCCAAATTTTATTGACGTGTATTATTTGTAACCTAGTTGGTGGAATTATCTCGGCTTGGTTAATCTGTCAAACGTCAACTTTTCAACAATTAGCAAGTGATCACTATTTATATACAACGGTTACTGCTAAACTTTCTAAAACAACCTCTCAAATACTATCGGAAGGTATTTTTGCTAATATTATTGTTAATACAGCTATTATTGCATCAGCTCGTATGAAAGATGATGCCGGAAAATTATTTGCAACAGTCTTTATTATTTTTATTTTTGCTTTCCTAGGATTTGAGCACGTTATTGCCAACTTCTCATCATTTGCCATGGCATTCTTTTCAAATGGAGGCATGATTGAAGGAATGAGCGTACTAGCTGTTTTGAAAAATTGGCTATTTGCTTTGATTGGTAATTATGTAGGTGGCGGTTTGTTAATCGGTTTGCTTTATTCTTGGCTTAACAAGGGAGAAACAGTATACTTTGATTAAAGATAAAAGGAGTGGACAGCTGTCTTCTCCTTTTTTAGTTAGAGAGGAGACGTTATGAATCAAAAAACGAATACCATTAAGTGGCTAGCCATTATAACGATGACGATTGATCATATTGGTTACTTTTTATTTCCTTCTCAACTATGGCTAAGAATCATTGGACGATTGGCATTTCCCCTATTCCTTTACACGACCATAGAAGGGGTTCAGCGGACAAAGAATATGAATCACTACCTACTGAGGCTTGTTGTTACGGGGCTAATCAGTATGATCGTTACAATCCAGATTGGCAATCCGTTTAATATCCTATTCACATTAGCGATTTTTGCCTTTTCCTTAGAACATATAAAACTATTTCCGATTGCATTGTTATTAAGCAACCTAACAGAATATGGGATCTATGGTTTTTTAATGGGATGGGGTATTTATATCATGCTCTATAAAAATAAATGGTGGGGCATAGTCAGTTTACTAGTTTTACACGTTTTCTTCGCATCAACCATTCAATCCGTTGCTTTGTTGGCATTGATTCCGATTCTTGTCAAAATGAATTGGCGATTGCCACCTTTGCCCAAGTGGCTAGGGTACAGCTATTACCCGTTGCACCAATTGGTATTATTACTACTTACTTTTATAAAGTAAGTAAAAGGGCTTGAAATATAGAGATGAATAGTGTAATATTTTATCTTGTGTAAATGCTACTTATTTTTTGGAAGTAGCGAGAAAGGGAGGAGGATGTGACAATGGAAAACAATGCAAACATCAGAGTTGTAGTAGGAATGAGTGGTGGCGTCGATTCTTCAGTAACAGCCTTATTGCTAAAAGAACAGGGCTATGATGTCATTGGTATTTTTATGAAAAATTGGGATGACACGGATGAATTTGGATTTTGTACAGCAACTGAAGATTACAAAGATGTTCAAGCTGTAGCACAACAAATTGGTGTTCCTTATTATTCTGTAAACTTTGAAAAGGAATATTGGGATAAAGTCTTCCAATACTTTTTAGATGAATACAAAAAAGGTCGCACTCCTAATCCAGACGTTATGTGTAATAAAGAAATCAAATTTAAAGCTTTCTTGGATTATGCCATGGATTTAGGGGCGGACTATGTTGCAACAGGACACTATGCGCAAGTGGTAAGGGATGAAGAGGGTGTTTCTCATTTATTGAGAGGCGTGGACAATAATAAAGACCAAACCTACTTCTTAAATCAACTATCGCAAGAACAATTATCAAAAACAATGTTCCCATTAGGTGGCATGGAAAAATCACAAGTAAGAGAAATCGCTGCAGCTGCAGGATTAGCAACAGCTAAGAAAAAAGATTCAACAGGTATTTGTTTTATTGGAGAGAAAAACTTTAAAACGTTTCTATCGACTTATTTACCAGCTGTATCTGGCGATATGGTCACTTTAGATGGTAAGAAAATGGGCGAACATGCTGGTTTGATGCATTATACGATTGGCCAACGTAAAGGTTTGGGCATCGGTGGCGGTGGCCAAACAGATGATCCTTGGTTTGTTGTTGGTAAAGAATTAGCTACCAATACTTTATTAGTTGGGCAAGGCTATCACCATGAGCGTTTATATGCAGACTACCTATTAGCTTCAGACATTCATTTTACGCGTACTGAAAAAATGCCAACAACATTTACTTGTACGGCTAAATTCCGTTACCGTCAAAAAGATACAAAAGTAACCGTAACGTTAAGTGACGATCAAACAGAAGCAAAAGTTGTCTTTGATGAAGCCGTTCGTGCGATTACACCGGGGCAAGCAGTCGTATTTTACGATGGCATGGAATGTCTAGGTGGCGGTATTATTGACAAAGCATTCCAAAACCAAGAAGAATTACAATACATTTAATCATTATCGAGCTGGGACAAGAGTCCTGGCTTTTTTTATAGCTAAGACTTAGGTGAGAGGCAGTTTTTTTAAGACTGATTTTAGGTTATAATGAAAACTATGATAACAAAGGGAAAGGAGAGGTCGACTTATGGAAACGAATGAGCAGCCTTATTTATTAGGAGAATTAAAAGCTGTCTTTTTTGAAAATCCATCGAACTTTTATAAAGTTCTCTTAATCGAACTTCATGAAAATAATTTCCCTATTGATAAGGACGAAATTGTTGTCACTGGTAATTTTGGTGATATTAGCTTGGATACCGTTTATCGTTTTACAGGTACAGCTGTCACTCATCCAAAGTATGGTATTCAATTTCAAGCCATCAGTTACGAAAGAGAGAAACCGACTGGAAAAAATGGGATGATTGCCTTCCTATCTAGTGACCGTTTCCCTGGAATAGGTAAGCGAACAGCTGAGAAAATCGTTGATACGCTTGGGGAACAAGCCATAGATGCTATTTTAGATCATCCAGATTGTTTGAAGCAGGTTTCAGGTTTAAATGAGAAAAAAAGACAGATGATTTACGATGTCCTCCAACAAGTTCAAGGGACTGAAAAGACGATTATTGAACTTGCTAATTTAGGGTTTACGAATCATCAAGCTGCGGCTATTATGCAAGTTTATAAAACAGAAACACTGCAAATCGTGAGAGAAAATCCTTATCAGTTAATCCAAGATATCGATGGTATTGGCTTTAAACGAGCCGATCAACTCGCTATGGAGCTTGATATTGAAGCAGACGATAAGAACCGAATTAAAGGGGCTATTATTTCAACCGTTCAAGATCTATGTTTGTCCAATGGTGATACTTATGTTGAAAGTAATGAATTATTTGATCGTTCGTTGCAACTGCTTGAAACAAGCCGCCGTTTCGTTATCGAGGATCAACTCTTGATTGAAAGTGTCGTTGAAATGGTCGAGAATATGGAACTCGTCGAGGATCAAAAACGCTTTGCATTGCCCTCTTTATTTTTTGCAGAAGAGGGAATTGCATCTAGTCTGTACCGCTTTTTGAAGAAGGATAAAAGTATTGACTATCCAGGTGTCGATTTCAAAAAAGAAATTAGTAAAATGGAAGATAAACTGAACATTCAATATGACGATATTCAAGCTGATGCGATTGAGCAAGCCTTAACGCGGCCGTTTTTTATCTTAACGGGTGGCCCTGGTACGGGGAAAACGACGGTATTAAATGGGATTGTTAATCTGTTTTGTGAATTGAATGATCTTCCTGTTAATTCAATGGAGTACCTCAATGGTATTTATCCCATTATTATGGCAGCACCAACAGGTCGGGCTGCTAAACGGATGAATGAAATGACTGGTATTCCAAGTAGTACCATTCACCGTCTACTAGGATTAACCGGTCAAGAAAATCCCAATGATGACGTCTATACACAAGAATTAGAGGGGAAACTGCTAATTATTGATGAGTCATCTATGGTCGATACATGGCTGATGAATCGTTTGTTAAAATCTATTCCTGCCGGTATGCAAGTTATTTTTGTTGGTGATAAAGATCAATTACCATCAGTTGGACCAGGACAAGTCTTGTTTGATTTATTGAGTAGCCAAGTTATTCCTCAGGTTGAACTAAGACGTATCTATCGCCAAGCGGGTGGATCTTCAATTATTCCTTTAGCCCATGAAATCAAAGAAGGGCAACTTGCTCCTGACTTTACTCGTAATCATAATGACCGGTCGTTTTTTACTTGTCAGGCGAATCAGATTGAACCACTCATTCGTACTGTTGTGGAAAAAGCAAAGGCCAAAGGATATACTGCTAAGGATATTCAAATACTGGCACCTATGTATAAGGGGCCGGCTGGTATTAATGCTTTGAATGTCATGATGCAAGATATTCTAAATCCAAATCCTGATAAACGAAGAAGAGAAGCTCAGTATTTCGATGCCTTATACCGAGTAGGCGATAAAATTCTTCAGTTAGTTAATCAGCCGGAACTAAATATTTTTAATGGTGATATTGGTGAAATTGTCAGCATTCAATATGCGAAGGAAACAGAAGATAAAGTAGATGAGATAACGGTTGTTTTTGATAGTGTGGAAGTCACCTATAAAAGGAATGATTGGAACAAATTTACATTAGCCTACTGCTGCTCCATCCATAAGGCTCAAGGTAGCGAGTTTTCGATGGTCATTTTACCCATGGTGCGTCAATATGGCCGTATGCTAAAGCGGAATTTACTTTATACAGCCGTAACTCGTAGTAAAAGTAAGTTAATTTTGTGTGGTGAAGTGGAAGCATTTGAATTTGCTATTAAAAATACTGGTGATTTGAGAAAAACCATGTTGATTGAGAAAGTGGTTCGCCATCAAAATAGCGATAAAATTATTATTGAAGCTGAACCGATTAAGCAAGAAACAATTAGTCAAGTCGTTGAAGAGTTTGAAACCACTGTAACTGAACCTGATTATCAGCTAACAATTGAAAAAATCCAAAAGGGTAATATTGATCCAATGATTGGGATGGCTGATATGTCACCTTATGACTTTATTCATTAATAGAAAAAGCGTTAGAGAATAAGATTCTCTAACGCTTTTTCTTTACTGCCACAGTAAAAATGATGCTAATTCAAAATTAAAGTGGTAGTCATCTTCTGCTAGGGATTCACCATCCACTTGGGTAGGGGCAGTGGCCATAACTTGAATAGCAATTTCTTTGCCACTGATACGGCGAAAATGCTCAGAGTGAATATGACTGCCAGTTGTTAGTACCTTAGTCAATAATTTAACGAGCTCTGGAAAGGCCATGTTTTTAATCATCATCACTGCTAATTCATGATTGTTGGATTGGGATTCAGGATCAATCTTAATTCCCCCGCCAAAATAAGGATGGTTCATCGCACCTACAATAAGAATATCTGAATCAGTATAGGTTTCACCGTCAACAGTGACAGAAATGTCAAAGGTTTTTCTGTCTTTAAAGGCAGAAGAAATACTCTTTAAGTAAATAAGTTTTTCTAAGCCAACAGCTGATAGTATTGTTTTTTTAGTGTGTTTGTCATTAAGAATTTGAATGATTTTACCGTCAAAGCCCATACCTAAGCTATTAAGACCGATGCCTTTCACGTCTTTCTCCTCGTCACGATAGATAAAACATTCAATGAGAGTAGGGTGGTCAGCTTTTAGAATAGCTTTCAAAACAGTTTTATAATGGCTACTCATTCCAATCGATCGTGCGAAGTCATTGCCAGTTCCTGCTGGCAAGTAGGCAACTGGAATCTTTAAATTAGCTTGAATTAACCCTGTGACAGCTTCATGTAAGGTACCGTCACCGCCAATAATGAGGATTCGCTCGTCTTGTTTAAGTTGTCTAGCAATAGTTTGGATAAGCGTAATAGTGTGTTTGCGGTATTCAGTTTGGTAAAAGGTAAAAGGAATCGCTTGTTTATCCAGAATACGGTGAACATCTAGGGCAATTTTTCTACCCTTTCCCGATCCTGAATGAAGATTGGCGATGATATGATAGCGAATGGTCATCAGATACTCCTTCTAATAAACGTAAGATATAATGTCTAATCTTATCACGATTATGAACTTTTAACAAATTGTGATAGTGGGTTGAAATGTCAAAATATGCTTGCTTCAAGGCTTTATTTTAGCTATACTTATAACGATTATAAAAGGCCATATCATTTAGAAACAGTAGAGAGTCTGCCATTGGTGAAAGGGGACAGTCTGGATGATGCTCCCTTTTAGTAATGTGGTAGAAATACCATCGCTGCCAGCGATATCGGCTTTTAAGAAGTAATGAAGAATGGTAACATTCCATTGCAATCAAGGTGGTACCGCGGTCAAACGCCCTTGAATGCTGTGGGGTGTTTTTTTGTTTCTTCAAAATAAGAAGATATAAGGAGTCGAAATAAATGAAACAAATGAAAAGTAGTGAGGTTCGTCAATTATTCTTAGACTTTTGGGCTTCAAAAGGCCATCAGGTTGAACCAAGTGCGTCCTTAGTACCTGTTAATGATCCAACCTTGTTATGGATTAACTCAGGTGTTGCAACACTTAAAAAATATTTTGATGGTACAATTGTTCCAGAAAATCCAAGAATTACCAATGCACAAAAGAGTATCCGTACTAACGATATTGAAAATGTTGGGGTAACAGCAAGACACCACACGCTATTCGAAATGTTAGGTAACTTCTCAATTGGTGAGTATTTCAAGGAAGAGGTTATTCCTTGGGCATGGGAGTTTTTAACTGGTGAAGAATGGTTAGCGTTTGATCCTGAATTACTTTATGTGACTTACTACCCGCAAGACGAAGATACAAAACGAATTTGGATGGAAAAAGTAGGATTATCAGAAGACCATATTGTTCCTATTGAAGATAACTTCTGGGATATTGGTGCCGGACCTTGTGGACCAGATACTGAAATCTTTTATGATCGTGGACCAGCTTACCAAGATCTTCCGGATGAAGATCCAGAAATGTATCCAGGTGGCGAAAATGAGCGTTATTTAGAAATCTGGAACTTAGTATTTTCTGAATTCAATCACAAACCAGATGGTAGCTATGAAGCATTGCCACACAAAAACGTTGATACGGGTATGGGATTAGAGCGCGTTGTTAGCATTATTCAAGATGCACCGACAAACTTCGAAACCGATTTATTTATGCCGATTATCAAAAAGATTGAAGCTTTAAGCAACGGTGTTCGTTATGGAGAAGATAATAAAGTTGATACATCATTCAAAGTTATTGCAGACCACATCCGTGCCGTTAGTTTTGCGATTGGTGATCGTGCACTTCCTTCTAATGAAGGTAGAGGCTACATCTTACGCCGTTTAATTCGCCGTTCTGTCATGCACGGCCAAAAACTGGGTATCAATCGTTTATTCTTATTTGAGTTGGTTCCTGTTGTCGCTGAAATTATGGAAGACTATTATCCAGAAGTTAAGGCAGACCAAGATTTTATTATCAAAGTGATTACTAACGAAGAACAACGTTTCCAAGAAACCATTCATGGTGGCTTAGACATTTTACAAGACGTTTTTGCAAAAATGACTGATCGTAAGGAAACTGTTATTTCTGGCGAAGATGCGTTTAAATTGTATGATACTTATGGATTCCCGCTTGAATTAACAGAAGAATATGCGGAGGAAAAAGGCTTTACTGTTGACCGTGATGGCTTCAATGAAGCCATGCAAGACCAACGTAACCGTGCACGTGCGGCTAGACAAGTGGAAGATTCATTTAACGTGCAATCAGCTATCTTAGCGGACATTATTGTTCCGAGTGAATTCGTGGGTTACAACCGTACAG
This genomic interval from Jeotgalibaca arthritidis contains the following:
- a CDS encoding cysteine desulfurase family protein — encoded protein: MIYLDHAATTPIDADVVSVIEEALRHQYGNPSSLYQKGRDARKLVEDARRVFANSIGAEARDLIITSGASESNNTAIIGTALARRESGQHLITTAVEHHSVLHPMQYLETLGFEVTYLPVDDTGCVTAQQVAEALRPDTILVSIIYGNNEVGAINPIKEIGEIVREHQALFHTDAVQAYGSQEIAVDDHHIDLLSVTAHKINGPKGIGFLFRRNDLHLPHYIHGGTQENDHRAGTENTPYIVGFAKAVENMLAKRQANNLYKAELKQHLLDELTKRDVAYQVNGMVDDGLPHILSLYLPNIQSDKFLIQCDLKQIFISAGSACTAGSLEPSHVLTAMYGKDSRRILESIRLSFGKENTKEDMVILADLIAHIQSRYSDN
- a CDS encoding DUF1831 domain-containing protein; protein product: MAYDKVTTLKGSSKSYRLHDDVKRYALRDNGFQETKTGNFQYFRDVSPLNSNQSVMLKILVSKDLDSLRMSTTTANGLKTLDVYGKANMETVVENINYILASLIEENVIREA
- a CDS encoding formate/nitrite transporter family protein — protein: MELDNQGLMSVIDKNARKKDHLFTHSIPKYMVRAFFSGMFLTIGTAIAVMVGDKGNHIDPSLGKFFYSFMFSWSLVMIIYMDAELGTSNMMYMTAGMHRRVVSPKRAGQILLTCIICNLVGGIISAWLICQTSTFQQLASDHYLYTTVTAKLSKTTSQILSEGIFANIIVNTAIIASARMKDDAGKLFATVFIIFIFAFLGFEHVIANFSSFAMAFFSNGGMIEGMSVLAVLKNWLFALIGNYVGGGLLIGLLYSWLNKGETVYFD
- the alaS gene encoding alanine--tRNA ligase is translated as MKQMKSSEVRQLFLDFWASKGHQVEPSASLVPVNDPTLLWINSGVATLKKYFDGTIVPENPRITNAQKSIRTNDIENVGVTARHHTLFEMLGNFSIGEYFKEEVIPWAWEFLTGEEWLAFDPELLYVTYYPQDEDTKRIWMEKVGLSEDHIVPIEDNFWDIGAGPCGPDTEIFYDRGPAYQDLPDEDPEMYPGGENERYLEIWNLVFSEFNHKPDGSYEALPHKNVDTGMGLERVVSIIQDAPTNFETDLFMPIIKKIEALSNGVRYGEDNKVDTSFKVIADHIRAVSFAIGDRALPSNEGRGYILRRLIRRSVMHGQKLGINRLFLFELVPVVAEIMEDYYPEVKADQDFIIKVITNEEQRFQETIHGGLDILQDVFAKMTDRKETVISGEDAFKLYDTYGFPLELTEEYAEEKGFTVDRDGFNEAMQDQRNRARAARQVEDSFNVQSAILADIIVPSEFVGYNRTELTAELSAIVADDELKEQIEDGQTAQFIFNQTPFYAEMGGQVADTGVIKDDNNQVVALVTDVKRAPNGQNLHIVEVKATMTANTVYTLEVDAGRRRSITKNHTATHLLHQALRDVLGSHATQAGSLVSENHLRFDFTHFGQVTAEELIEMESQVNQKIWDALQVETIETSIDHAKELGAMALFGEKYGSEVRVVKIGNYSIELCGGVHVQNSQDIGLFKILSESGIGAGTRRIEAVTGQGAYEYFRQKEMQLQEAAHLVKAPQTKEVAKRIETLKEELKDLQAENDSLNAKLMKAESQSIFDDIQDANGVSVITYHIQNQDMNALRQLADQWRQQSVSDVFVVASDLDGKVSLLAAVSKDKVTAGIKAGDLIKEIAPLVGGGGGGRPDMAQAGGKNPAGISDALKRAVTYLSEK
- the recD2 gene encoding SF1B family DNA helicase RecD2, with protein sequence METNEQPYLLGELKAVFFENPSNFYKVLLIELHENNFPIDKDEIVVTGNFGDISLDTVYRFTGTAVTHPKYGIQFQAISYEREKPTGKNGMIAFLSSDRFPGIGKRTAEKIVDTLGEQAIDAILDHPDCLKQVSGLNEKKRQMIYDVLQQVQGTEKTIIELANLGFTNHQAAAIMQVYKTETLQIVRENPYQLIQDIDGIGFKRADQLAMELDIEADDKNRIKGAIISTVQDLCLSNGDTYVESNELFDRSLQLLETSRRFVIEDQLLIESVVEMVENMELVEDQKRFALPSLFFAEEGIASSLYRFLKKDKSIDYPGVDFKKEISKMEDKLNIQYDDIQADAIEQALTRPFFILTGGPGTGKTTVLNGIVNLFCELNDLPVNSMEYLNGIYPIIMAAPTGRAAKRMNEMTGIPSSTIHRLLGLTGQENPNDDVYTQELEGKLLIIDESSMVDTWLMNRLLKSIPAGMQVIFVGDKDQLPSVGPGQVLFDLLSSQVIPQVELRRIYRQAGGSSIIPLAHEIKEGQLAPDFTRNHNDRSFFTCQANQIEPLIRTVVEKAKAKGYTAKDIQILAPMYKGPAGINALNVMMQDILNPNPDKRRREAQYFDALYRVGDKILQLVNQPELNIFNGDIGEIVSIQYAKETEDKVDEITVVFDSVEVTYKRNDWNKFTLAYCCSIHKAQGSEFSMVILPMVRQYGRMLKRNLLYTAVTRSKSKLILCGEVEAFEFAIKNTGDLRKTMLIEKVVRHQNSDKIIIEAEPIKQETISQVVEEFETTVTEPDYQLTIEKIQKGNIDPMIGMADMSPYDFIH
- a CDS encoding diacylglycerol/lipid kinase family protein, producing the protein MTIRYHIIANLHSGSGKGRKIALDVHRILDKQAIPFTFYQTEYRKHTITLIQTIARQLKQDERILIIGGDGTLHEAVTGLIQANLKIPVAYLPAGTGNDFARSIGMSSHYKTVLKAILKADHPTLIECFIYRDEEKDVKGIGLNSLGMGFDGKIIQILNDKHTKKTILSAVGLEKLIYLKSISSAFKDRKTFDISVTVDGETYTDSDILIVGAMNHPYFGGGIKIDPESQSNNHELAVMMIKNMAFPELVKLLTKVLTTGSHIHSEHFRRISGKEIAIQVMATAPTQVDGESLAEDDYHFNFELASFLLWQ
- the mnmA gene encoding tRNA 2-thiouridine(34) synthase MnmA; this encodes MENNANIRVVVGMSGGVDSSVTALLLKEQGYDVIGIFMKNWDDTDEFGFCTATEDYKDVQAVAQQIGVPYYSVNFEKEYWDKVFQYFLDEYKKGRTPNPDVMCNKEIKFKAFLDYAMDLGADYVATGHYAQVVRDEEGVSHLLRGVDNNKDQTYFLNQLSQEQLSKTMFPLGGMEKSQVREIAAAAGLATAKKKDSTGICFIGEKNFKTFLSTYLPAVSGDMVTLDGKKMGEHAGLMHYTIGQRKGLGIGGGGQTDDPWFVVGKELATNTLLVGQGYHHERLYADYLLASDIHFTRTEKMPTTFTCTAKFRYRQKDTKVTVTLSDDQTEAKVVFDEAVRAITPGQAVVFYDGMECLGGGIIDKAFQNQEELQYI
- a CDS encoding TraX family protein produces the protein MNQKTNTIKWLAIITMTIDHIGYFLFPSQLWLRIIGRLAFPLFLYTTIEGVQRTKNMNHYLLRLVVTGLISMIVTIQIGNPFNILFTLAIFAFSLEHIKLFPIALLLSNLTEYGIYGFLMGWGIYIMLYKNKWWGIVSLLVLHVFFASTIQSVALLALIPILVKMNWRLPPLPKWLGYSYYPLHQLVLLLLTFIK